The genomic window TCCAGGGTGCGCTGACTGGCCAGCATGACCGCCGACGTCCAGGACAGCAGCACGAGTTGGAGCACGGTGCCACCGAGGGCGAGTCGTACGGGGTCGATGTCGCCGGCGCGGCGTGCCAGCGCCTGCGCGAAGACGGCGGCGCCGGCGGCCCCGGCGAAGGCGAACCACACGTACTCGACGGGGTCCGTGAGCTTCAGCGCGAAGATGGCGACGACGACGGCGAAACCCGCACCCGCGTTGATTCCCAGGGTGGTTGGTGAGGCCAGCGGGTTGCGGGTGATCCCCTGGGCCACGGCTCCGGCCACCCCGAGCGCGGCACCGACCGCGAGACCGATGACCGTGCGCGGCAGCCGAAGCCCCGTCACCACCAGCGCGTCCCGGCCCTCCACATGACCCGACAGCGCGTCGAGCACGGTGGACAGGGGCACGGAACGGGCTCCGAGGGCGAGGCTCAGCGCGGCGCAGAGCGCCAGCGCGCCGATTCCGCCGAGGAACAGGGGCAAGTACCCAAGGGCACGCAGGGGCACGCCGGACGGCGCGGCCCGTTCGGTCGCAGTCACGAAACGTGAGCTTAGGTTAGGCATGCTTTAGTTTTCAACGGCTGTGAGTTCACTGTGATCCACGCCGCCCTTGATCAACTCGTAAGTAACTTCGCTGGTCGATCGGGCACATGACTACTTCACACCCCGCCTGGTCATCAGCACGCGATCTTGCAGCTAAGGTAAGCCTTACCTCCTCCACTCTCCAAACCTCTTCACGCTCTGGAGTTACCGATGACCGTGGCCCACCTGGAAACCGCCCAGGCCGACCCCGCCACGCATGTCCCGGAACTCTTCGCCGCCGCCTACCGCCGCCTGGACACGGTGTGCGAGGCGCTGTCCGTACGCATCACGGAACCCGGCCGCCCGGTCACCCCGCGGCCGTCGGCCCGCAACGCGCCGCCCGTCGATCAAGTCCCCGACGAGACAGTTGATCTGATGGAGGGTCAGGAAAGCATCGAAGCCTTCGTCGAGGCGGAGGCCGCTCGTATCCAGGACCGCCACGACCACACGGCGCCCCGGCATGTCGCCGCCTCCCGCGCCCTGCACGACTACGCCTGGTCGGTCGGCCTGCTGATGAGCGGCGTCTGGTACCTGGAGCGGCGCGTGCCCCGGATCGCCCCCGGCGACATACGGGTCGACCTGGCGTCAGGCACGTACGAGATCAGCCCCGGCGCCGAGTTCGTCTGCCTGCCGGACGACCCGGCGGCTGCCCTGCCCGGTGCCCGGGCGGTCCCCCACCAGGAGGCCCTGCGCGCCGAGTTGAGGGCCGCCGTCGCGGAGCACATGGGCCCGGTGCTGGAGGCGATCAGGCCGTACGTCCGCCGGGGCTCGCGTGCGCTGTGGGGTCTGGTCTCCGACGACCTCGTCTCCGGCCTCTGGTACCTCGGCCGCATGCTGGGCGACGAAGCCGCCGGTGTCCGGGCCGCCTCCGAGGTCCTCCCCACCGCCCGCGCGCCCTTCCCCGGCGGCGCCGACTTCCGTTCCCTCCGCACGAGCGACGGCCGCGAACACCCGACCCGCACCCGCATGGGCTGCTGCCTCTACTACACGATCCGCCCGGCCGAGGCCTGCTCCACCTGCCCGCGCACAGGCGACGCGGAGCGGCTGCGGCGACTGGAGGGCTGACACCACGGAAGGACCATCAGTGCCCCCTGCCCTGGCGATCCACTCCTCCAGGTGGGGTGCCTCGGTGCCGACGGTCGTGGTCTCCCCGTGTCCGTACGGACCACCGTGTCGGCCGGTCCTACTCCGA from Streptomyces sp. DSM 40750 includes these protein-coding regions:
- a CDS encoding FecCD family ABC transporter permease translates to MTATERAAPSGVPLRALGYLPLFLGGIGALALCAALSLALGARSVPLSTVLDALSGHVEGRDALVVTGLRLPRTVIGLAVGAALGVAGAVAQGITRNPLASPTTLGINAGAGFAVVVAIFALKLTDPVEYVWFAFAGAAGAAVFAQALARRAGDIDPVRLALGGTVLQLVLLSWTSAVMLASQRTLDEARFWLAGSLAGRQLDTLWPVLPTLVLGLLLALAVAPALNALALGDDSAQALGVPVTRIRLAGGIAVVLLAGSAVAVAGPVAFIGLAAPHLVRPLLGGDHRLLVPGCLIAGPLLLLTADVLGRLVIRPAELEVGIVTAFLGAPLLALLARKVAR
- a CDS encoding (2Fe-2S)-binding protein encodes the protein MTVAHLETAQADPATHVPELFAAAYRRLDTVCEALSVRITEPGRPVTPRPSARNAPPVDQVPDETVDLMEGQESIEAFVEAEAARIQDRHDHTAPRHVAASRALHDYAWSVGLLMSGVWYLERRVPRIAPGDIRVDLASGTYEISPGAEFVCLPDDPAAALPGARAVPHQEALRAELRAAVAEHMGPVLEAIRPYVRRGSRALWGLVSDDLVSGLWYLGRMLGDEAAGVRAASEVLPTARAPFPGGADFRSLRTSDGREHPTRTRMGCCLYYTIRPAEACSTCPRTGDAERLRRLEG